CGTGGACGTGCCGATGAAGCCGGGGGCCCAGAAGATTAATTTCCTCGTGCTGGATCCGTCCAAGGGAGATGCCGGGAAAGACGGCGGCGACAAGGGTTTTACCCTGATAGACCGATACCAGCATTTGTTTATTAAAGAAGGCGACAATACCGTCTACACATCTCCGCATGGGGAGGTGCCTACGGGGTTAGTCTCGGCAGAGGTATTGTCTCCCGGAAAGCTCCAGCTCGGATTTACGATGACCGATGGTTTGGAAGCGGATATGCTGAAGAATGAGCTGCAGATCAAGGATAAGGCCGACAACACGGTTACCATTCAAGACGTGAAGATTGTCGGAAAAACCACCATCGAAGTGTCGGCATTATTCCAGTTGGATCAGACTCCGCTTAAGGTAACCTACGCCGGAAAAACCGTATCGGCTTCGACCGGCTGGAGAATGCTGGATGAGATGTACGCGTACGACGGCGATGATCTCGGGGCGACTTATCAGTCCGGTGGGGCCGAGCTCAAGCTGTGGGCACCGACGGCAACCGAGGTCACCGCGAATGTGTACAGCAAGGATGATGCAACGCAGTTGATTGGCAATGTAACCCTGCAAAAAGGCGATAAAGGGGTTTGGTCGGTTCATTTGAAACCGGGAGATCTCGGAATTCAGGATTTTAGAGGATATTTTTATCAATACGAAGTGACCAACAACGGTGTGACGAAAGCCGTGCTGGATCCATATGCCAAATCCATGGCGCAATTTAGAGTGAACACCAAAGGTGAAGCAGGACCGGACGGTGATACCGTCGGCAAAGCGGCTATCGTCGACTTGAGTCAAACGGATCCTGCCGGCTTCGGTTTTGCGGACATTCCTGGTTATGAGCAGCGGGAAGACGCCATCATCTGGGAGATTCACGTCCGGGATTTTACGTCGGATCCGACGATTGAGAACGATCTGCATAACGCGACTTGGGGATCCTACGACGCATTCAAAGAGAAGCTCAAATACATCAAGTCCCTAGGCGTTACCCATGTTCAGCTGCTGCCCGTGATGGCGTGGTATTACGGGGACGAAGCTGCCATGAAGAACAGGGAGCTGGAATATTCGGCAAAAGACAATGAGTACAACTGGGGATATGATCCGCACAGTTATTTCTCGCCTGATGGTGCTTACTCCGAGGATCCTACGGATCCGGAATTGCGAATCAAGGAACTGAAAGCGATGATTAACGCCATCCACGAGGCGGACATGGGCGTCGTATTGGACGTGGTATACACCCATATGGCCAAGGCAGAATTCCTGAATGATATCGTGCCAAACTATTATGCCTTCCAGGACGCCAACGGCAATTTCATCGGCGGCTTCGGCAACAACCTGGCAACCAACCATAAGATGGCCGAGAAGCTGATGGTAGACTCCGTGAAATACTGGTTCGACGAATACAAAATCGACGGCATGCGCTGGGACATGATGGGCGACGCCACGTATGAGGCTGTACAGAACGCCTATGATGCCGCAGCCTCCATTAACCCGAACGCTCTGTTTATCGGCGAGGGCTGGGTCACCTTCGGCGGACATCTGTCGGATCCTTCCCTGGCAGGCAAGGGGGCAGACCAGAATTGGATGGATAAGACGGACGACGTCGGCGTCTTCTCGGATGAGTTCCGCAACGAGCTGAAATCCGGCTTCGGCAATGAAGGTGAGCCTAGATTCATTACGGGCGGCGCACGCGACATCCAAACGATTTTCAACAATATCAAGGCCCAGCCTAGCAACACGAAGGAAGATGACCCGGGCGACATCGTTCAATACATTGAAGCCCATGACAATCTGCCGCTGTACGACATCATTGCGCAGTCTATCAAGAAGGACCCTTCGATAGCAACGAATGATCTGGAGATTCATAAACGCATTCGTCTGGGCAACCTGATTACTTTGACTTCGCAAGGAACGGCTTTCCTCCATGCAGGACAGGAATACGGGCGGACTAAGCAATGGCTGGGTCTGGGTGTGCCCGAGCAAAAATATCACGAATTAGAGGACGAGGCGGGAAACCGTTTCGGTTATTTCATCCACGACTCCTACGACTCCTCTGATGCCATCAACATGTTTGATTGGGAAAAGGCAACGGATGAAACCAAGTATCCGGAGAACAACAAGACGCGGGAATATACGACCGGATTGATCGAGTTAAGAAAATCGTCCGACGCCTTCCGCCTTGGCGATCAGTCCATAGTGAATTCGAATGTGACCCTGCTGCAGATTCCCGAGGTGAAAGCGCAGGATCTGGTTATTGCTTATAAAAATAAAGCCACGGACGGAACCGGCACTTATTATGTATTCGTTAATGCCGATAACCAGTCAAGACGATTGACGCTTAGCGAGGATCTAACCTCCGGCACGGTGGTGGTTGATAACGACGAAGCGGGCACGACCGGCGTCAAGGCGAAGTCCGGATTTACGTTATCCTCCGGCTCGATTACGCTTGAACCTCTGACGGCCGTTGTAATTAAAATGAAAGCTAAGATCGATGACGGTGGCAACGGCAGCAACCCTGGCAGTGGAAATGGAAATGGAAGCGGAGGCGGGGGAGCAGGCGGCAATCCGGCGACCGATCCGGGAACGAAGCCAAATCAGGGTCAGCGGATCATCAACGAAGAATCGCTGCGCGGCGGGCAAGAGAAAGTGACGATTCAGCTCGGTGCCGAGGATATCGAAGTTCTCCTGCCGCTGACGGCAGGGGATATTCTGGGGACGAAGCCGTTAGAACTGAAACAGGACGGCGTGATGGTACAGCTTCCATCCGCGCTGCTCAAAGCGCTGCGCCAACTCGTACCGGCCGATCAGGCTAAGGATGCGGTTATCTCGTTTAAGCTGGAGGAGATTGGATCGCAGACGGCTGCCTCTCTTATAGCCAAAGCAGCTGCTTCCGAGAAGGCTAAACTGAAGCAGGGCAGCAAGCTGTATGATTTCCAGCTTTCCGTCCGCACGAAAGATGGCAAGGCATATAAACTGGAGCGTTTCATAGCACCCGCAACGATTGGATTTGCAGTCGACAGCGCCATTCACGGCAAACTGGCCGGTATCTACCATATCTCAGATCAAGGCCAACTGAAATATGCTGGCGGCAAGCTGGTAAACGGGCTGCTGACGGCCGAAGTCAGCCAATTCAGCACATATGCTGCATTGGAATATGATAAATCGTTTGTGGACCTTACCGGCCATTGGGCCGAGCAAGCGGTAAAAGAGCTTTCCGCGAAGCATATTGTAAATGGCACCGGCGATACGAAATTCAGCCCGAATCAGTCGCTGACACGCGCGCAGTTCGCTGCAATGCTCGTTCGTGCCCTGAGTCTTGAAAGTACGCAAGGCACGGCCTTCACTGATGTGGACGGCGAAGCGTGGTATGCTTCGGCGATTGCGGCAGCTTATCAGCATGGACTGGTGAATGGCAGAGGCAAGGACACCTTCTCGCCGAACGCGGCCATCACCCGCGAAGAGCTGGCTGTGATGCTTTATCGTGCATACCGGACCAGGGGGAACGCCTCTTCTTTAGCAGAAGCACCGGACCTGAAGGATAAGCAGCAAATTTCTCCATGGGCAGTCCAAGCGGTGAATGAAGCCTTGTCCCTTGGCTTGATGAAGGGGCAGGCCAATGGCACGTTTACGCCGAATGCCAAGACCACCCGTGCTGAAAGCGCACAAGCCATGCTGAATCTGTTGGACCGACTCTGAAGTAGCACCAGATATTCTTAAGCAAGAATATTAAATCGGGAAAAGAGCCCTGGATAATTCAGTGGCTCTTTTTACCGTCATATGACAGTGTTTTCTTTTTCCTTCCTCATCCGCTTATAAATAGTAAGTATGCATTCCTTGCCTACCGTCAACTCTAGTACGTAGAGTTATATGAGTGGCCTTGGTTGGTTCGTTGATCATTTATAATTTAGAAGTCCTTCAGGCAATCCCTGAAGGACTTTTTTTGTGTCTTTTGTCGCAGAACCATTGGATTATTTATGTAATTTTGATATAGTAACCCTACCTCTATGATCTTGCTTGCCTCGGCTTGGCGCCTCTATTCTTACAACAATTCTCTGCGTTCCACCATGGCTTTCCAGACACGGGACGATCATGCCCGTATCATATTAGCAAGGCGAGTTATCTGATACCAAATGGAATGAATTGTGAATCGGCAGGCCTATCGCGTGAGGAAAATGCATCTAACTTCGAAATGAGACGTAGTATGTGTTATATCCTTCATTTACCTATGTTTTACGGATATTTTAAAAGGCGGTTATAAGTCGAATCAGTCATCGCTCTATAGGAGTAAGGGAGGTGTTAATTCTTGAATGGCTCGAAATCCGTAAAACTGCTCCTGCTTATGGCGGTTATCGCGATCGTAAATATTGTGCTGGTTTCGCCCGGGCTGCTCGGATTCCATATTGGCGGCGATAGCGCCTTCCAGTCGGCATCGGTCATTACCGTATGGATTGTTAGTGTTCTTGCACTCTTTTATGGCAGTTATGTTTTGTTATTCAAGCCTCCGGCTGTGAAGGCGATCCAAACGATTCAGACCCGTGAGGATTACATAGACGCGCTTCATCATTATCGCAACGTGAAAGTGCTGAAGAATGATATCGCCCTTGCCCTGGACCAGTTGGAACGAATCGAGAAAAAGAGAAACGCACTGCTGGATGTCCTGGGTCAGCGTTTTGAGCAAACGGAGCTCAGTTACAAGAAATTCATTGCGGTCATCGATGAGGTTGAGAAGCTGTTCTATCTCAATATCCGAGGGATTCTGAACAAGCTGGGCGTCTTCGCCGCATCCGATTTCAACCGCATGGCCGATCAGCCCAAAGCATCCCAGCTATCCAGCAAGGTGGCGCAGAAAAAAACAGCCTTATACCAAGAGTATCTGGCATACGTGACCGGTTATCTGGAAGCGAATGAAGAAATCATGCTCAAGCTCGATAAACTGCTGCTGGAGATTTCCTTGCTTGGCAGCACCGATTACCGGGATGTGGAGGAGATGCCATGCATGAAGGAAATCGATACGTTAATCAAGCAAACCAAACTATATAAGCAATAAGAGAGGGAGATGATTATGCGAAGCAAAGGGAGTGCCTTTGTCGTATTAGTGGCCATTGCAGTGGTCGTGTTTGTTCTGGTGTATGCGGGGATCACGTTAACCTCCAATCTGGGCAAGAGCCAGTCTGAGGTCGATTCGGAAGGCGCGGCTAAGAAAATCAACAAAATCTACAAGGACATTGTGGTCACGACGGCGGATCCCATAAAAGGCCAAGTCGATCTGGACCCGGTTGCCGTAGCCGACTCTCTGCCCGATATATCCAAGTTTCCGATCTCGGTCGAGAATACGACGGACTTGTATGTTGAGATCTTCTCCTCGCCCGAGAAGGCAGGGCCTGGTATTGACGGTTGGTTGAATGAAGTGGCAGCGGAGTTCAACAACTCCAAGCCGGTGGTGAACGGCAAGCCGGTATCGGTGAAAATCCGTAATATCGCGTCGGGAACCGCAACCGATTACATAACATCCGGAAAGTACGTGCCGGACGCTTTTACGCCTTCTAATGAACTGTGGGGGGAGATGGTTAAGGAATATGGCGTCAAGGCCGAGCTTGTATCCAAGCGCCTCACGGGGAACGTGACCGGCGTTGTCACTCGAAAGGCCAAATACGATGAATTGGTGGAGAAGTACGGCTCCTTGAACGTCAAGACGCTGACGGATGCGATATCGAATAACGAATTGGCGATGGGTTACACAGATCCTTTTGCGAGCTCCACGGGTCTAAACTTCCTGATCACGGCCCTTGAAACGTTTGACAGCTCCGATCTGCTTAGTGAAAAAGCGGTACAGGGCTTCGAGAAATTCCAGGCGAACGTCCCTTTCACGGCTTCGACCACGATCCAGATGCGCGATGCGGCGAAGTCCGGCATGCTGGATGCCTTTGTCCTGGAGTATCAGACCTATGTCAACGCGGCGGACATGAAGAGCGGTTACGTCTTTACCCCGTTTGGCGTAAGGCACGACAGTCCCTTGTATGCGCTCGGGAAAGTACCGAAGGAGAAGCTGGACATCATTAAGAAATTCGCGGCGTTTGTTGGGCAGGACAAATACCAGAAGTTAGCCGACAAAAAAGGGTTCAATGGTCTTAACGATTATCAATCCGAGCTTGAAGTTGTCGACAGCAGTCTGCTGCCTTCTGCGCAGAAGCTTTGGAAAGAGAAAAAAGATGGCAACAAGCCGGTTGCGGCTGTGTTTGTAGCGGACGTGTCGGGAAGCATGGACGGCGAGCCGTTAAACCGCCTCAAGGAATCGCTGTTGACCGGGCAGAAATATTTGGGCCGGGACAACAGTATCGGCTTTGTATCGTATTCCACGGATGTCACGATTAATCTTCCGATCGGCAAGTACGACTTGAATCAGCAGTCGATGTTTGTCGGGGCGATCAACAGCCTTGAAGCCAGCGGGAATACCGCGACCTTTGACGGCATTGTGGTGGCAATGAAGATGCTTCAGGACGAGATGGCGGCGAATCCGGACGTGAAACCTCTGATTTTTGTGCTGAGTGACGGGGAGACGAACGTTGGGCACTCCCTGGATGACATCCGGGAACTGATCAAAGCGTATAAAATCCCAGTATACACGATCGGCTATAATGCCAACATTCAGGCGCTCCAGAGCATATCCAGCATCAATGAAGCAGCCAGCATCAACGCGGATACCGACGATGTCGTATACAAAATCGGCCAGCTGCTGAATGTGCAGATGTAGCAGCATTACAAGCGTTTTTCACATATAACGAAATGGTTCACACAAGAAACTTGTAGGAGGGGTTATATTGTCATTTACGATGGAAGTCATTAGTCCCGAAGAGATTAAGACGGCGATTGAAGAGCAGGTGAAGCCTGAGCCGGAAGAAGTCACGCAGCTGAAGGAGCTGGCGGCTAACAATGTGCAGGCCATCATGGAGCTGGATATCGAATCGCTCGAGAAGCGAAGACAGGTGCTGCAATCCATCGAGAGCTTTGGCATCAGCTCGATGAGATCCTCCTCGGAGAAGAATGCGCTTCTGCAGGTTCAGGTGGGAAGATTATCGAAAACCGGGGATGAAGGCGGTCAAGTGGCCAAAGGGTTAACGGAGCTGCAGCTGCAGCTGAAGGATTTGGACCCGAGCGTTGTGGATTTTGCGAAAAGCGGGCTGCTGGGCATGGTGTTTAACCCGCTGCGCCGATATTTTGCCAAGTTTCAAAAGGCGGATGCCGTCATTTCAGATATCATCATTTCTCTTGATAAAGGCAAAACCGTATTAAAGAACGACAACACCACGCTGGAGATTGAACAGCAAACCCTCCGTGAGCTCACCAAAAAGCTGCAAAAGGAAATTCAGCTGGGCATGCTCATGGACGCAGAGATCGAATCCCAGGTCGAGGCGGCCAAAATGCGGCAGGAGTCGGAGGATAAAATCCGGTTTATTACCGAAGAGGTGTTGTTCCCGCTGCGCCAGCGCGTGATGGACCTGCAGCAGATGCTGGTCGTAAACCAGCAGGGGATTATGGCGATTGAAGTGGTCATTCGGAACAACAAAGAATTAATTCGCGGCGTAGATCGGGCGAGAAACGTGACGGTAACGGCGCTGAAAATCTCGGTCACGGTGGCTAGTGCCCTGTACAACCAGAAGATTGTCCTGAAGAAAATCGAGCTGCTGAACGAAACCACGAACAATCTGATCAGCGCTACCTCCAAAATGCTGAAGGATCAAGGTGCGGCAATCCACAAGCAGTCGCTGGAAACGAGTATCTCCGTCGATACCTTGAAGCAAGCGTTCACGGATGTGCTGTCGGCGCTCGATTCCATCAGCACTTACAAGCAGGAGGCGCTCCCGCGGATGCGTGAGACGATCCATCAATTCAGTGAGCTGGCGGTAACAGGCGAGCAGCAGATCCAGCGCTTGGAGCGGGGGCAGAAGCTGGGACTGTAGGTTTGGTTATAACAAATAAAGAGTGTGCGGTTACGAGACTGCACACTCTTTTTATTTGGCCAAAGCCTTAGGCGCGCATCTGCTTGAGGATGCCAGCTGTTTCTCGGGCGCGAGGTCCGGCTCGACCACCAGGATTTTTTTTGGAGGGACAGCTTTCTGGCGAAAATGCCGAACGTAGCCGTTCCGCGATGGAACGGAAGGTTTTGAGAACGGTTTCCAGCTTTTTCGTAGCGATGGCAACGACGAGTTTTTCCTTACGCGGAAAAAACCGAAAAATGGTGGCAATGCCCATTTTGGCCTCGGTGGCGACATCCTGCATGGTGGCTGTTTCAATGCCTTTATGGGTAAATACGCACTCTGCCACTTTTGACCACAACAAAGTGTGTATACATTGGCGGAAACAGCGGCCCGCAAAAGGACCGCTGTTTTATGGCGTTATTTCAATGGAATATTCCTTAATGAGGGACGTAAGTTCTTGGAAGGTGAATTTATGATTTACCATATCGACCGTAAAATCCTCTGCTTGTTTTTGTTCCATGATAAATCGATAACCGTTATAACGTAGAAACAGGAGAAGAGCCGTGAAGGCTGTTCTTTTGTTGGCATTTTGAAATGGGTGATTTTGTCCCAGTGATTCAAATAATGCAGCTGACTTTTCCCAGATGGATAAATAAGCGTCTTCTCCAAAAGCTGATGATTGAGGCCGATGGAGGGCGGACTCCAGTAAATGTGAATTTTTCACGCCGATATGCTCGCCAATACTATATTTCTGTATCATCGCAACGTTTATGGCGATAACCTCTTGAGAGGTTAGATAACGTATAGGGCTCATCGATCTTTTAACCCTTTTAAGGTCTGGTCGTATTCACTCATGATCTCAGACAAAGTATCTAAGAAATCAGGGCTGAGGCCATCAGGAAGGGAGACCTTATTAGCTTTTTTAATGATGATCTCTCCATTTGTTTGATTAACATCAATTTGTACCGTATCGCCTAGTTCTAGACCAATCTGTTTGAGGGCATCCGTCATTGTAATTCCCAGGCTGTTGCCGAACTTAGTGACTTTCCGTTCCATTTCGTTCACCCTGCTCATATAAAGTTTGCCTCCTTTATTATATTATTCAACTGTTATAACAATTATACATTGATTGAGAAATAAGATAAATCTCGATTCTTATAGTAGTGGTTAAATGCAGGAGCCGGCTATCCATATGCAGAAATCAATGCTCAGTGAATGCTTGATCATCCGGATGGTGAAGGGAGGTGATGCAATTGGAACGAAGAAGGGAACTTATGGCCGCCGCTGTAAGCAGGTTCGGACTCTTGGAGAGGGATAGACTCCAGACGCATTTTTCCGAACACAGCCTTGTCTGTTCTTATCGAAGGGGTGCGGAGACCGTGTATGTACGCTTGACCGACGAGTCCCATAAACCATATGCGAAAATTGAGGGCGAGGTGCAGTGGGCCGAGTTTCTTGGAAGTAAGGGAGTGTGCGTTTCGAGACCGCTTTTTTCAGTGGAAGGGAATCTGGCGGAACGTATCCGGATGGAGGACCGTGAATATACGGCGGTGTGTTACGAGGAGGCCAAGGGG
Above is a window of Paenibacillus sp. FSL K6-1330 DNA encoding:
- a CDS encoding type II toxin-antitoxin system death-on-curing family toxin — protein: MSPIRYLTSQEVIAINVAMIQKYSIGEHIGVKNSHLLESALHRPQSSAFGEDAYLSIWEKSAALFESLGQNHPFQNANKRTAFTALLLFLRYNGYRFIMEQKQAEDFTVDMVNHKFTFQELTSLIKEYSIEITP
- a CDS encoding VWA domain-containing protein, with product MRSKGSAFVVLVAIAVVVFVLVYAGITLTSNLGKSQSEVDSEGAAKKINKIYKDIVVTTADPIKGQVDLDPVAVADSLPDISKFPISVENTTDLYVEIFSSPEKAGPGIDGWLNEVAAEFNNSKPVVNGKPVSVKIRNIASGTATDYITSGKYVPDAFTPSNELWGEMVKEYGVKAELVSKRLTGNVTGVVTRKAKYDELVEKYGSLNVKTLTDAISNNELAMGYTDPFASSTGLNFLITALETFDSSDLLSEKAVQGFEKFQANVPFTASTTIQMRDAAKSGMLDAFVLEYQTYVNAADMKSGYVFTPFGVRHDSPLYALGKVPKEKLDIIKKFAAFVGQDKYQKLADKKGFNGLNDYQSELEVVDSSLLPSAQKLWKEKKDGNKPVAAVFVADVSGSMDGEPLNRLKESLLTGQKYLGRDNSIGFVSYSTDVTINLPIGKYDLNQQSMFVGAINSLEASGNTATFDGIVVAMKMLQDEMAANPDVKPLIFVLSDGETNVGHSLDDIRELIKAYKIPVYTIGYNANIQALQSISSINEAASINADTDDVVYKIGQLLNVQM
- a CDS encoding pullulanase; this translates as MRMTVLSKRTWSVIMIFSLIFSMLGIPPSPASANNAPNQVTLVGSLQSELGHSGDWDPAAAATTMHDTGNGEYRFTGHLPAGSYEYKIAIDGNWNENYGSAHYSNPSGANKDGNILITLAQDSQVTFYYNHGTHRIADSTYYAPIEADKLPRVIGSFQSGIGEAADWSPADARLIMQDSDYDNVYTVTADVYEGDHEYQIALGSDAASAVHPANREALQLPQDVKVTFSYNANDHGVAARFTVPADPGTPVPANHLRVHYNRADVNYGSIGLWIFDDVAVPSANWPTGATPFPSGQQDSYGTFVDIPLKDGAQKVGIVVVDRISGNKDGGDKKFALTSPDMNEVWLKEGSDTVYSFEPVELPADTVRIHYQRQDQNYDPYGLWIWGDDVAAPSKDWPTGATMFPADQTDRYGTYVDVPMKPGAQKINFLVLDPSKGDAGKDGGDKGFTLIDRYQHLFIKEGDNTVYTSPHGEVPTGLVSAEVLSPGKLQLGFTMTDGLEADMLKNELQIKDKADNTVTIQDVKIVGKTTIEVSALFQLDQTPLKVTYAGKTVSASTGWRMLDEMYAYDGDDLGATYQSGGAELKLWAPTATEVTANVYSKDDATQLIGNVTLQKGDKGVWSVHLKPGDLGIQDFRGYFYQYEVTNNGVTKAVLDPYAKSMAQFRVNTKGEAGPDGDTVGKAAIVDLSQTDPAGFGFADIPGYEQREDAIIWEIHVRDFTSDPTIENDLHNATWGSYDAFKEKLKYIKSLGVTHVQLLPVMAWYYGDEAAMKNRELEYSAKDNEYNWGYDPHSYFSPDGAYSEDPTDPELRIKELKAMINAIHEADMGVVLDVVYTHMAKAEFLNDIVPNYYAFQDANGNFIGGFGNNLATNHKMAEKLMVDSVKYWFDEYKIDGMRWDMMGDATYEAVQNAYDAAASINPNALFIGEGWVTFGGHLSDPSLAGKGADQNWMDKTDDVGVFSDEFRNELKSGFGNEGEPRFITGGARDIQTIFNNIKAQPSNTKEDDPGDIVQYIEAHDNLPLYDIIAQSIKKDPSIATNDLEIHKRIRLGNLITLTSQGTAFLHAGQEYGRTKQWLGLGVPEQKYHELEDEAGNRFGYFIHDSYDSSDAINMFDWEKATDETKYPENNKTREYTTGLIELRKSSDAFRLGDQSIVNSNVTLLQIPEVKAQDLVIAYKNKATDGTGTYYVFVNADNQSRRLTLSEDLTSGTVVVDNDEAGTTGVKAKSGFTLSSGSITLEPLTAVVIKMKAKIDDGGNGSNPGSGNGNGSGGGGAGGNPATDPGTKPNQGQRIINEESLRGGQEKVTIQLGAEDIEVLLPLTAGDILGTKPLELKQDGVMVQLPSALLKALRQLVPADQAKDAVISFKLEEIGSQTAASLIAKAAASEKAKLKQGSKLYDFQLSVRTKDGKAYKLERFIAPATIGFAVDSAIHGKLAGIYHISDQGQLKYAGGKLVNGLLTAEVSQFSTYAALEYDKSFVDLTGHWAEQAVKELSAKHIVNGTGDTKFSPNQSLTRAQFAAMLVRALSLESTQGTAFTDVDGEAWYASAIAAAYQHGLVNGRGKDTFSPNAAITREELAVMLYRAYRTRGNASSLAEAPDLKDKQQISPWAVQAVNEALSLGLMKGQANGTFTPNAKTTRAESAQAMLNLLDRL
- a CDS encoding AbrB family transcriptional regulator codes for the protein MSRVNEMERKVTKFGNSLGITMTDALKQIGLELGDTVQIDVNQTNGEIIIKKANKVSLPDGLSPDFLDTLSEIMSEYDQTLKGLKDR
- a CDS encoding helix-turn-helix domain-containing protein yields the protein MAECVFTHKGIETATMQDVATEAKMGIATIFRFFPRKEKLVVAIATKKLETVLKTFRSIAERLRSAFSPESCPSKKNPGGRAGPRARETAGILKQMRA
- a CDS encoding toxic anion resistance protein, producing the protein MSFTMEVISPEEIKTAIEEQVKPEPEEVTQLKELAANNVQAIMELDIESLEKRRQVLQSIESFGISSMRSSSEKNALLQVQVGRLSKTGDEGGQVAKGLTELQLQLKDLDPSVVDFAKSGLLGMVFNPLRRYFAKFQKADAVISDIIISLDKGKTVLKNDNTTLEIEQQTLRELTKKLQKEIQLGMLMDAEIESQVEAAKMRQESEDKIRFITEEVLFPLRQRVMDLQQMLVVNQQGIMAIEVVIRNNKELIRGVDRARNVTVTALKISVTVASALYNQKIVLKKIELLNETTNNLISATSKMLKDQGAAIHKQSLETSISVDTLKQAFTDVLSALDSISTYKQEALPRMRETIHQFSELAVTGEQQIQRLERGQKLGL